A genomic window from Herpetosiphonaceae bacterium includes:
- a CDS encoding response regulator, giving the protein MGLTQPCSGILIVEDDLAIREALTEILEDEGYQVQGAANGQEAIQLLRERTPPCLILLDLMMPVMNGWQFRAEQKQDPVLAPVPVVVISADSDLKTKAAAIEAVDYLPKPVQLTRLLDTIEQYCGS; this is encoded by the coding sequence ATGGGTCTGACACAACCTTGCTCAGGGATCTTGATTGTCGAGGATGATCTGGCGATTCGTGAGGCGCTGACGGAGATTCTGGAGGACGAAGGCTATCAGGTGCAGGGCGCAGCCAATGGCCAGGAGGCGATCCAGTTGCTCCGCGAGCGTACGCCGCCGTGCCTGATCCTGCTCGATCTGATGATGCCGGTGATGAACGGCTGGCAGTTCAGAGCCGAGCAAAAGCAAGATCCGGTGCTCGCGCCCGTTCCGGTCGTCGTCATCTCGGCGGATAGCGATCTGAAGACCAAGGCGGCGGCGATCGAAGCGGTCGATTATCTGCCCAAGCCCGTCCAGCTAACCCGGCTGCTGGACACGATCGAGCAGTATTGCGGATCATAG